AAGGAACCGCCAAGGATGATCTGGCCCGGCTGCAGGGTGACGTCGTATGGCGCCAGTTTGTTCGCCAGCCACGCCACGCCCTTGGCCGGGTGGTTGAGCACGGCGGCCGACACCCCGGACTCTTCGATCACCCCGTTGCGGTACAACACCGCCGGCACCTTGCGCAGGTCGATCTCGGTGGGGCGCACTGCACGGCCGCCCATCACCACACCGGCGTTGGCAGCGTTGTCGGAGATGGTGTCGAACACCTTGCGTGTGGCGTTGGTGTGCGGGTCAACTTGCTGGATGCGGGCGTCGATGATTTCCAGCGCCGGGATCACCCACTCGGTGGCGTCCAGCACGTCGAATATCGTGCAGTTGGGGCCCTTGAGCGGCTTGCCGAGGATAAATGCCAGCTCCACTTCCACCCTTGGCACGATGAAGCGCTCGAAGGGAATGTCGGTGCCCTCGTCGAAGAACATGTCATCGAGCAGGGCGCCGTAATCCGGCTCGGTGATGTTCGACGACACTTGCATCGCCCGGGAGGTGAGGCCGATTTTGTGCCCGACCAGCTTGCGCCCGTCCTTGATTTTTTGTGCGACCCAGGCGCGCTGGATGGCATAGGCGTCTTCGATGGTGATGTGCGGGTGCTCCAGGGAAAACTGGCGCACCTGTTCACGGGACCGCTCGGCCTGGTCGAGGCGGGCGGCGGCTTGCCGGATTTGGGCTTGATCAAGCATGACGAATTCTCTACTGGGGATTGACGATGGCAGCGTGGGTGCGCAGCACCAGCAGGCCGCCGAGGGCGATAAGCAGCGCCAGCACATACAGGGCCAGGCTCGCGCTTTGGGTGGTGTCGCGCATCCAGCCGATCAGGTACGGCGCCAGGAACGAGGCGATGCTGCCGAACGAGCTGATCAGCGCGATGCCGGCCGCCTGGGTGCTGTTGGACAGGAACGCCGGCGGCAATTGCCAGAACATCGGCAACGCAGCGCTGGCGCCCATGCCGGCCAGGATCAGGCCGCCCAGCACCAGGGTCGGGTTGGTGGGCGAGAGCCCGGCCACTGCAATGCCGACGGCAGACATCAGCAACGGCACGCACAAGTGCCAGCGGCGCTCGCGGTTGCGGTCGGAGGAGCGCCCGCAGCCGATCATGAAGAAGCACCCGGCCAGGTACGGCACCGCGCTCAACAGGCCCACCTGGCTGTCGCGGCCGATGCCGGCGCCGTGAATCAGGGTGGGCATCCAGAACGCCAGGGTGTTCACCGCCAGCATCACTGCGAAGTACACCGCCACCAGTAGCCACACCTGCGGGTCACGCACGATGCCGCCGAATGAGGTGATGGATTTGCGCTGTTCTTCACTGCTCAGTTGCTCGCGCAGTTGTTGCTTTTGCGCAGGCGCCAGCCACTTCACGGTTTCGAAGCTGTCGGGCAGGTACTTCAGCACCACCAGGCCGAGCAGTACCACTGGGGCGCCTTCGATCAGGAACATCCACTGCCAGCCGCGCAGCCCGCCGAAATCATGGAAGTGCTCCAGGATCGCACCAGACAACGGCCCGCCGACCACACCGGCCATGGGCACGGCGATCGCAAACAGCGCGGTGACTTGCGCCCGGCGACGGGCCGGGTACCAACGGTTGAGAAACACCAAAATCCCCGGGAAGAAACCGGCCTCGGCCACCCCCAGCAAAAAGCGCAGCACGTAGAAGCCGGTGGAGCTTTCGATCCACAGCATGCTGGTAGACAGCAGGCCCCACACCACCATCAGGCAGGCGATCCAGCGCCGTGGCCCGACCCGGTCCAGGGCCATGTTGCTCGGTACGCCGAACAACGCGTAGGCGATAAAAAACAGGCCGGCCCCCAGGCCGTACACCGTGTCGCTGAAGTGCAGGTCGGTACTCATCTGCATCTTGGCGAAGCCGATGTTGATCCGGTCCAGGTGGGCAAACAGGTAACAGATCAGCAACAACGGCATCAGTCGCCAGGTGACGAGGCTGTGGGTGCGCTGATGTTCGATCAGGGTGGTGCTGTCGGCAGTATTGGCTGTGCTCATGATGTTGTTCTTTTTGGTTTGAGTGGCCATGGGCGGAAAGGCGGGCTGTGGTCAGCTCGCCTGGTTCTTCAGGAAGGCGTGCACGTTGTTCTGCTTGAAATTCAGCTCGGGGTGCAGCTCGATCATCTCGAACGACAACGCCAGCAGCCGCTGGGCTTGCAGTTCGGCGAAGTGCTCGGTGATGACCGTGAACAGCGCTTCGGCGACCGCCTTGCGGGTTTCCAAGTCCCGTCCGTGGCCGACCTTGAGGGTCATGTGGACGAAGGCGTAGTCATGCTTGCCGTCGGCCATGCGCCAGGTGTCCAGGCGCACGCCGCGACTGCGGATGCCCCCCAGGGGAAACACACCGCTGTCGCCCAGCACGGCGTGGACCTTTTCGAACAGTGCCGGCAGGTTGGCCTGCTGTTCGAGGTTGTCGGTGTATTCGGCAATGAAGTGCGGCATGTGACTATCTCCTCTTGGGGTGAGGTGCAGCGAATTCCTTGTGGGAGCTGGCTTGCCTGCGATGGCACCAACTCGGTGAGACAGATACACCGAGGTGCCTGCATCGCAGGCAAGCCAGCTCCTACAGGTGATCTTTACCAAGGCTCATAAAGGAAAAACGGCATTGATCTGCCCGGTGCCCGAGCTGCCGAACGGCTGGGTGATGATCTCGGCCGGCTTGTTGTATTCCGGCCCGCCGAGCAGTCCCAGAAGCATCGCGGTGTCGTGCATCTTGCCTTCGCCAAAGCAATGCTCGGCGTAGTCCGGCAGCATCGCGCAGAACTCTTTGAAGCGGCCTTGCTTCCACATTTCCACCACGTGCAGGTCCATTTGCTTGTCGAATTCACGGGTCCAGTTGTGGATGTTGGCTTCGGCTTCGCGGTCGTCCGAGAAACGGTGGGAGAGGGAGCCCGAGGCCAGCACCAGCACTTTGCGGTCGCTCTTCTCGATGGCCCGGCGCACGGCGGCGCCAAACGCGAAACTGTCTTGCAGGCGGTGCCAGGCGCACCACGCGGCGATCGAGATCACGTCAAACTTCTGCTCGTCGGGCACGCCCATGTGCATGTAGCGCATCGGTACCAGGGTGCCGTATTCCAGCTCCAGGCTCGGGATGTTGTGGGCCATGGTGCGCACGCCGGCCAGGTTGGCCTCGGCGGCGATCAACTCGCCCAGTTCCGGGCAGCCCGGGTACTCGTACTCCATGTTCTTGATGAAGTGCGGCAGCTCGTTGCTGGTGTAGGTGCCCTTGAAGTGCTCGCCGCAGTTGACGTGATAACCGCTGTTGACCAGCCAGTGCACGTCGAACACCACGGCGGTGTCGGCCCCCAGTTCGCGGGCGCGGCGCCCGATTTCCTTGTGCCCGGCGATGGCCGCCTCGCGGCAACCGTGGTGCTTGCCGGGCAGTTCCGACAGGTACATCGAAGGGACGTGGCAGATCTTCGCGGCCAGGACGACTTCGCCCATGATGATTCTCCTGAATAATTGTTTTTGTCTTGGAAGCGTGTTGTCAAAGATCAAGTGTGGGAGCTGTCGAGCCCAGGCGAGGCTGCGATGGGATCACCGCGCTGTCACTGGCAGAGCGCAGCGCCTGCATCGCAGCTCCTACATGGGTCACTCAAACACCCCAGCGCGGGATGTGGTGACTGCCCATGGAAATGCACACGTTCTTGATCTCGGCGAACACTTCGAAGCTGTACTGGCCGCCTTCACGGCCAGTGCCGGAACCTTTTACGCCACCGAACGGCTGGCGCAAGTCCCGCACGTTCTGGCTGTTGATGAACACCATGCCGGCTTCGATGCCGTAGGCCAGACGATGCGCCTTGCCGATGTCCTGGGTCCAGATGTACGACGCCAGGCCGTACTCGGTATCGTTGGCCAGTTGCAGCGCTTCGGCTTCGTCCTTGAAGGGGATCAGGCACACCACCGGGCCAAAGATCTCTTCCTGGGCGATGCGCATGTTGTTATTCACATCGGCAAATACCGTCGGCTGGATAAACTGCCCGCGGCTCAAGTGCGCCGGCAGGTTGGCCGGGCGTTCCAGGCCACCGGCCAGCAGGGTGGCGCCTTCTTCGAGGCCAATCTTGATGTAGCCGGTGACCTTGTCATAGTGGGCCTGGGTGATCATCGAGCCAACCTGGGTTTTCGGGTCTTGCGGGTCGCCGACGATCAGGCGTTTGGCGCGGGCGGCAAACTCGGCGACGAACTGCGGGTACACGCTCTCCTGAATGAAGACCCGGCTGCCCGCGGTGCAACGCTCACCGTTCAACGAGAAGATGGTGAACAGCGCCGCGTCGAGGGCGCGCTCCAGGTCGGCATCCTCAAAGATCAGCACCGGCGACTTGCCGCCCAGTTCCATCGAGTACTTTTTCAACCCGGCGGTCTGCATGATCTTCTTGCCGGTGGCGGTGCCGCCGGTGAAGGAAATCGCCCGTACGTCGGGGTGGCGCACCAGTGCATCGCCGGCGGTGGCGCCGTAGCCCTGGATCACATTCAGCACGCCGTTGGGAATCCCGGCTTCGACCGCCAGGCGTCCCAGTTCGTTGGCCGTCAGCGGCGACAGCTCAGACATCTTCAGCACCGCAGTATTGCCCAGCGCCAGGCACGGCGCGGTCTTCCAGGTGGCCGTCATGAACGGCACGTTCCACGGCGACACCAACGCGCACACACCCACCGGCTGGTACAGGGTGTAGTTGAGCATCTGGTCGTCCACCGGGTAACTGTGGCCGTCCATGCGGGTGCACACTTCGGCGAAGAAATCGAAGTTGTGGGAGGCGCGTGGAATCAATACGTTTTTGGTCTGGTGGATCGGCAGGCCGGTATCGAGGGTTTCCAGTTCAGCCAGGTGCGGCACGTTCTGCTCGATCAGCTCACCGAGCTTGCGCATCAGGCGGGCCCGTTCCTTGGCCGGTGTGCCTGCCCACTTCGGAAAGGCCTCCTTGGCTGCCGCTACCGCCTGCGCCACTTCATCGGCGCCGCCGCTGGCGACTTCACCGATGGCTTCGCCGGTGGCCGGGTTGTAGTTGATAAAGGTGTCTTTGCTTTCGACCTCACGGCCGTTGATCCAGTGTTTGATCATGTTGCTCAAGCCTCTTTACGGGCGGCGAAAAAGTCCGCCTCGCTGACAATTCGATTCACCAGGCGACCGACGCCTTCCACTTCAACGATCACCTCATCCCCCGGCACCACATCGGCCAGGCCTTCGGGCGTGCCGGTGGCGATCATGTCGCCGGGTTGCAGGGTCATGAAGCTGGACAGGTATTCGATCAAATACGGGATGTCGAAAATCATGTCCGAGGTCGAGCCTTCCTGGCGCAGTTCACCGTTGATCCAGGTGCGCAGC
This genomic window from Pseudomonas sp. Bout1 contains:
- the hpaH gene encoding 2-oxo-hept-4-ene-1,7-dioate hydratase, whose protein sequence is MLDQAQIRQAAARLDQAERSREQVRQFSLEHPHITIEDAYAIQRAWVAQKIKDGRKLVGHKIGLTSRAMQVSSNITEPDYGALLDDMFFDEGTDIPFERFIVPRVEVELAFILGKPLKGPNCTIFDVLDATEWVIPALEIIDARIQQVDPHTNATRKVFDTISDNAANAGVVMGGRAVRPTEIDLRKVPAVLYRNGVIEESGVSAAVLNHPAKGVAWLANKLAPYDVTLQPGQIILGGSFTRPVAANPGDTFHVDYDMLGSISCRFV
- a CDS encoding MFS transporter — its product is MSTANTADSTTLIEHQRTHSLVTWRLMPLLLICYLFAHLDRINIGFAKMQMSTDLHFSDTVYGLGAGLFFIAYALFGVPSNMALDRVGPRRWIACLMVVWGLLSTSMLWIESSTGFYVLRFLLGVAEAGFFPGILVFLNRWYPARRRAQVTALFAIAVPMAGVVGGPLSGAILEHFHDFGGLRGWQWMFLIEGAPVVLLGLVVLKYLPDSFETVKWLAPAQKQQLREQLSSEEQRKSITSFGGIVRDPQVWLLVAVYFAVMLAVNTLAFWMPTLIHGAGIGRDSQVGLLSAVPYLAGCFFMIGCGRSSDRNRERRWHLCVPLLMSAVGIAVAGLSPTNPTLVLGGLILAGMGASAALPMFWQLPPAFLSNSTQAAGIALISSFGSIASFLAPYLIGWMRDTTQSASLALYVLALLIALGGLLVLRTHAAIVNPQ
- a CDS encoding 5-carboxymethyl-2-hydroxymuconate isomerase; the protein is MPHFIAEYTDNLEQQANLPALFEKVHAVLGDSGVFPLGGIRSRGVRLDTWRMADGKHDYAFVHMTLKVGHGRDLETRKAVAEALFTVITEHFAELQAQRLLALSFEMIELHPELNFKQNNVHAFLKNQAS
- the hpaD gene encoding 3,4-dihydroxyphenylacetate 2,3-dioxygenase encodes the protein MGEVVLAAKICHVPSMYLSELPGKHHGCREAAIAGHKEIGRRARELGADTAVVFDVHWLVNSGYHVNCGEHFKGTYTSNELPHFIKNMEYEYPGCPELGELIAAEANLAGVRTMAHNIPSLELEYGTLVPMRYMHMGVPDEQKFDVISIAAWCAWHRLQDSFAFGAAVRRAIEKSDRKVLVLASGSLSHRFSDDREAEANIHNWTREFDKQMDLHVVEMWKQGRFKEFCAMLPDYAEHCFGEGKMHDTAMLLGLLGGPEYNKPAEIITQPFGSSGTGQINAVFPL
- the hpaE gene encoding 5-carboxymethyl-2-hydroxymuconate semialdehyde dehydrogenase; the encoded protein is MIKHWINGREVESKDTFINYNPATGEAIGEVASGGADEVAQAVAAAKEAFPKWAGTPAKERARLMRKLGELIEQNVPHLAELETLDTGLPIHQTKNVLIPRASHNFDFFAEVCTRMDGHSYPVDDQMLNYTLYQPVGVCALVSPWNVPFMTATWKTAPCLALGNTAVLKMSELSPLTANELGRLAVEAGIPNGVLNVIQGYGATAGDALVRHPDVRAISFTGGTATGKKIMQTAGLKKYSMELGGKSPVLIFEDADLERALDAALFTIFSLNGERCTAGSRVFIQESVYPQFVAEFAARAKRLIVGDPQDPKTQVGSMITQAHYDKVTGYIKIGLEEGATLLAGGLERPANLPAHLSRGQFIQPTVFADVNNNMRIAQEEIFGPVVCLIPFKDEAEALQLANDTEYGLASYIWTQDIGKAHRLAYGIEAGMVFINSQNVRDLRQPFGGVKGSGTGREGGQYSFEVFAEIKNVCISMGSHHIPRWGV